The Glycine soja cultivar W05 chromosome 4, ASM419377v2, whole genome shotgun sequence genomic sequence TTATAAACAACCATAATAGTTGAATTGAAAGCTAGTACACtagtaaatgaataaattttcaGTTTTATACTTTCTACGTTATGTGAGTTTCGGGgacttcttttttccttttcaacttTCCAAAGAGTGCCAAAAGAGTGGTTGACACATATCAGCGTTTGATTGATGAGAGCAAGTGAGGAAAAAGAAATGTGCATTAACTTCAGTATAATGtcaaaaataacatataaataaaaaaaactctaatgGCCAACAAATATAATAGAATAAGAGTAGGAGCTTGTGCCACAGGCTAGTAAATCAGGAAAAGTTGTAGGGACATTAAGAATCATACAAGTCATGCAGCTACTAATCAAACTAGTAATTGATCCTCAACTCTATATAACCGAGAAGATCAAGGAAatgacattaaaaatattttccatgtGTGGTGGAGCAAAAATCAACCTCCACCCCTACAAAGGATCTTAAAGTATTTCAGAATATTTACTTAGAAACACATCAAAAAATATCAGAGAGAGAATTAAGTTTTAATAATGGGTTCTCCATAATCTTGTACCTAATTATGTGAGATACATGGGTAAAAATGGAAGTAGAGATTATGATTCTGCTTCCAAGTTCATGTTTTTACCATACAAAAATGCTTCTATGCATAACCACAACATTTGGAAACAAGGTGGATAGCATGCCTTACCCGATTGTTTGGTGAACAAGTGTGAGAAAAATCCATCACCTGAACTTGCTTCcccttcttttttgttgttcttTGTTTGTGCATATTGAATGTCAATGTTCTTGTTCTTGCCAAACTTCTAAGTAATGCAGAGTTGCGGAATTCAACTGGTCTTGTTTAAACTGCGGAACTCAAAGCAAAATCAAGTGAaacactaaattttattttcgaaCTGTGAGAGTGTGAGTGGGAACATAataattcacatttttttaaccaaaaatgTTAGTCACACTTTTCTGAAGGTAtacccaaaaatgaaaaaaaaaaaatcaactgaaAAATGGGGTTTGGTGACACTTTTGTACGTACAGACAGtggaaaaaagtaagaaaaataatgCATTATGCATGAACACTTTTTTGtgttattagataaaaaaaaattatcaacaaatCTTAATTGTTAGTTGTATTAATTTtctgtatgattttttttttcaaccaccaaatcaatcttataatttattgtgttattGGATGGTAGTATTTAGAGAAAAATAggtataaaagaagaaaaaaaattataatggttTGATGTCTACTAATAGTTACTCTAAAATGATGAACTCGTTATTTATTCTCTCAATTTGTATTGTACTGTTTTCTTCCATTTTGTTTGgtaaattgtttttcttttcatgccTTGGGAATAAGTCCGTGTTTTATCCTGGAGTACACGGCCACACAATGGGTTAAATTTGAGATGGTTGAATTTGAGTTGCCTTGCAACTCAACCAATGCACTCCTATGGTATTTAATTGAGACAATATGCAGTATAACTTAATTTGTGCAGCTTGAGGAATTAACGGTGTTTGAGAAGGATTTGACTAGGCTATAATTCACCTTGGATTCGGATCTATCAATATCATGGATAAAACCCACATTTATTCTCTTGTCATTTGAATAAATTTGGATTAATCATCAAATTTCGTTAACCCATTTATACTTTGGGTTAGTTAGACCACCCCATATTTAATAGAAGATCAAAATCACGTAATTGTGATctctaaaagattaaaaatacaatttgcgttctatattttttttgttttacatcaGAGCAGGTTTCAAAGATAATACCTGAATGCGtgaatttatcaattattactatcattttcatcaaaatgttatatttctacgtatcatttttttttattgaaatttaagctttatattcattttaatgTGAACTTTTTTGAGttcaaaataaatagaataattttccttacaactttttaaaatagtaaCAAGATGTATTAAATACTCTACAGCAATATATTTCAAATTACTTAATGTTACTAATCaattaattacatataatatattgaactttatattctaacaattttttatacagtatcatctaataatttaagttaaaaatttatGGAAAGAAATCAACTTATTTCAAGAATAACTCTTATAATTACTCTTCATtctaaacatttattttcttaaaatctaataattataacaaataaccaattttattcattaaattttaagaaaataaattattaagataaaaataattcctttaaaattataatatgagTAAGTTAATCCCactctatatttatatatataatgtgtgCGTGAAGAAATCGAAAGCACCCATTTATCTTTATCTAACTGTACATTTGCTGATGACCCaataaaaattatccaaattcATCCGTTTGCACAGTCCTGTTGGCTTTATGCACATACTCACGCAACTTAGGTGAATTtgtttgatattaaaaaaaatcataaattattaatttgattttgcaGCCTATATAAACTAACGACTAAGTTATTGCATTCATCACAAGCTTTTCCCAAGACAGACCATTCCAGACGATACAAATTTATCCTTATCAAAATAGTAGACAACAATGGAATCACAACTTCCAAATGTTAAATCTTTCCAGTCAACGAGTCCTACATTAAATAAGCCGCTCAAACTGAGTTGGTGCAAATGCATTcttcaaaattaatgattttctttcttcttaccCCAACGTTGCAGCTGAACTTCATATCAACTCAACTACAGAAACAAAATCTCGTTGTGCACTAGCAGTAACTTTGAACATTAAACTCCTCCCTCGAACCGGAAATGTTATATAACTGTTATAGTCCAATCTTCTGCAACACGAACATTAGGTCTACGTATGGTTGTAACAGCTGGTGCACGAGCCCTTAGAACCCAAAGGGGGCCAAGTTCAATATCAACCTTTTGATTTGATGGCTCAATGAGTGCATTTTTTGAGCTAGGAGCATGTCCCAGCAGGATAATCCTCTCAATGAAAGCATCTGATGGATAACGCCCCTTGCTACTGGAAGCAGGTGCCAGGTCTATAGAAGTAAGTTTCCCATTCGAGAAAATAAATCGTCTATGGATATAGCCCCCTTGCAGAAAATTAAAGCTGCTGCCATCATCTATGTAGAGTTCACCCTCAGCTGCTTGGGAACTATTCAGAGCTACAACCTGTCAAAAAGAAAGGCATAACAATTATCATGAAGTAGTTGTCTACTTTCCATTACTGTCAATAGTTACAAAGGCACAGCCATGACACATTTCCCAACACAATGTCTCAATCTTACTAGCTCCCATTTTTTGGTTGGAATGCAAACAAATCAGGTTACTCAAATAGTCAATACCCATGTGCTTATGATAAACTCCTGAGGTATAACCCATGAAAGTGGACAAATGAGATTAGATTTATTCTTGAATGGATTTATACGCATGCATACATGCAGTTTATTCTTGCAATGTATAAAGTCATTCAGTTTTTTGGTGGTACTACACACATCCTCATAGAATAAAATAGACAAAAGGCACAATTGCACACATACCCATTCAACATTTTAGTTCAAAACCATAGATAGGTGGGGaacacaaatattaaaaaaatgcaatataTTTGCTCAACAAGTGCTTCAGTGTTCAAAGAGGGCCTGCATATGGCCTGATTCCAAGCAGCATGAGTGGCTAACTtgcataaattttattataatatattatatatgtttttttttttgctcagcaaaattaaatgtatatatatatatatatatataaagagtacCAAAGGTACCAAACTACATAATGAGATTAGGTGCACAACTGGTTCCCAATGCTAGCCTAACATATAGGGAACCATCTGAacctaatatattatatatgtatgactGCAAAGGGCTTGAATACAAAGACAATAGTCTAAGACCTAGTAAAATAACAGAAAAGGCAAGAAATATGTTCCATGAGACACATCTGGCACTCAATCATATGCACAAGAATTGCAGCAAATCAACATGAACACATACCAGAGTGTAGGGATCATTTGCCATCTGAGTGGAACTTCGCCGAAACCGGTCTTTCCTTGCAATAATGGTTCCAGCTCTCTGGAAAGCAGGAATGCTCTCCTCTGTAACCTCCAACTTGTGTGTCACCCCTCCCTTGTACACAGCTCCAGTTCTTAGGTCATACCAGGATTGTTTTCCAGGCAAATAGACTGATGCATGCTTAGCTCGCTGCGAGCAACAAAGCATTATAAAAACTTTAGTTAAGGACCACAAAAAGAAGGATATGGTTTTGCAGAAGGAAAACATATAGGATATGGTTTTGCAGAAGGAAAACATATACGTATATGGAAACTGATTAAAACACCTCTGTATAGATCCCTTGAACTAAAATACTGCTCCCAACCATGAAAGTTTCGTCATTGCTAAAAGTAGCTTCATCAGATGGGAATTCCATCCACAATGGACGGACCACAGGAACACCTGTAGTGTTAGCCTCCCTGAATAATGTGTAGAAATACGGGAGAAGTGCATAACGAACATGTATTGCATCCTTAATCAATTCTGTATTTCGTTCTCTGAAATTTCAAAAAGACAATCAATTTACGATGTTGACAAATCCTATGGTAGTCAAGACATGCAATAGATACTTTTAGTGTATATGcatcaaattcattttttataaattcaatcAGTATTGCCACTTAGTAACCCCATGCATGTGAGGGAGATGTCACATGGAGTTATTGTCAATTTCAGTGATCAAGTGTCTGTGTGATACGAATTTGCAgtagtaatataatatataatatagataTAGAATTTAGCTCCACTTCATTTACATCTAAGATTTACATAGTATTTCTGTGGAAAGGTTCATCCCTTGATACAGACTAGCCTGATTTAATATACATCATCCTCTTGAAAAATGTTTCACTGTCTTTTTAGAGGCAATCAGCtcttaaacaaagaaaagagcGGTAAAAGAATTACTGTTCAATTGTTGGTGAGCAGGTATAATATGAAAGGAGTACCCAAAAAACCTGTGATATTTTAACTTTGGGACAAAGAAATTCTAAAGTAAAAGCAGTCCTACCCAAACAACCATGGTTCTCGTCTTTTTGTGTCGTGATGGGCGTGGGCCCTAAAGAAAGGATAGTAAGCTCCTAGCTGATACCACCGAACCAATAACTCAGGTTCAGGATTCCCAAAAAATCCACCAATATCAGCACCTGCATTATGTACAAGATAAGAATAAGATCATATGAACAAAGGGGGGCAGGGCAGGGGGGGTTTGCCTAACTTGTGCAAATAAGTATATTGATTGACTATGAATATGCGAAGAAAagaataatgaaataataaatacatattgAGAAGGACAATACCCACCAGAGAATGACATCCCAGTAAGACCAAGGGTCAAAACCATTGGGATAGAAACTCTTAGGTGATCCCAATCAGCAGTGTTATCCCCAGTCCAAACTGCTCCATACCTTTGACTTCCAGCAAATAATGCTCTTGATAAAACAAATGGCCTGTCATTCCCCTCACCACGCTTCAGTAGCCCATTAGCGGTCGCCATGTGGAAGTAATATCCATAGGCATTGTGCAACTCCCGATGTTCCACACCTCCATAGTGTGTAACATCTCTAGGCATTGTCACCTGGATACAATGCATGCAAACATATCTTCAGTTTCCCTATCTTCAGGTGGGCATTAGAAGTATAAGAAAAACTTAAGGGGGGTGTTACAAAAGCACACTAAACATGTGGATCACATGAAATCCATGGATCCTGACTCTGCTTCTCAAGTGGCATaagattttttaatcaaaagcaTATAAAATAGACATCACGATACTATTAATCAATGTTGGTTTGACTTCACAAGGacttagtcaaattttttaatcttccTCATATTATGAGATCATACATTGGTAGAATCTTCCCTTAGTTGAGGAAGTTCTATTTTTATTCATCATACTCTcatcctcctccttctccttatGCGCACTTTTATACAACAAGCAAGCTATCATTGTGGTGCCACAACCAGTAAACGATATGAATGATGATGGTGGTGTGACCGATAAATTGGATGATCATGGCATTGATATCTACTAATCTagatatatgtatttttatcatGTGTTGGGATTTATGTGTTAAGAGGTAACATTTGTTTAAGAGTTAACCCTAAATTATGAGGCCATTGATGATTAGAAGTCAATATTGTGCTGAATTATTACAAATCTTACATTCATTTTAGAGCTCATAAGATGTTAATGTACATCATTCATGATTATTCTTAGAATGTGAATTTGGGTCTAACTCAACCCTAGAAAATCAGCTTATAAGGTGAGGGTTGTCCCCCACTTGTATACACTACTATGGCCTTATCACTATTCGAAGTGAGATCTCCAACAATTATCATGAAAATGGATGGTGATATTGAGTTTCTTCCCTAAAGCACACAACTTGTGTTCTGTTTCTGAAGAGCCTCAAAAACATTGAAAAGGCACATTCCAACTTCCAAATCACAATAAAAACAAGGAAACTAAAAGAAATAGAAACCaatccataaaaaaataggCATACCTCAGGCCCATTGAAGACAGAAGGTTCATTCATGTCATTCCATATGTAAAGAGAAGGCGTGGAACCCTCATAACTCTGGTAAGAGAACTTATCAGCCCACCAGGACCTAATTTCCGGGTTCAAAGTATCCGGATATGATGACGAACCCGGCCAGCACCAGCCATCAAAGTCATTCCCACTGGCATCCTTAACATAATACCCCTTCTGGGAGGCCTCCTTGTGCAAATGAAAATTCTCGTCCCGCTTAATGTGAGGATCCACAATGGTCACCATGTGCCTCCCTTTAGAAGCCAACTTCCTCTGCATCTCCTCAGGGTGGGGGAAAAGAGCCCTATCCCAAGTAAAATACCTCTTCCCATCAGTGTGCTCAATGTCAAGCCACAACACATCATAAGGAATatccaactcatcaaacttgGAATCCACATGCTCAACATCCTCCTCATCGCGATAATTCCACCGGCACTGGTGGTACGCAATCGAAAACAGCTGCGGCATCGCCGGAGTTCCCGTCACCGCCGTGTACTGTCTCAGCACATCCTTAGGGTTCGGACCGATGAAAAAGAAAGCGTCCACAACACCAGCCTCGCTCATCCAAAACGTGTCGATTCGGTGCGAAGGGAGCGCTATGCCGGACTCGGCGTCCCAGCCAGGGGCAAGAACGTCAATCTGCATCTCGGCGGCGTTGAGCCAGAAAAACCCGGAACTTCCCCTGGCTTTCCCGTGAGAAACCATGAAGGGAATGGAACCGTAGAGGCCGAAAGGGGAATCGTGGATGTACTCGAAGACGTCGAGGTTGAAGAGGCGGTAGGGCTCAGATTCGTCGACGTTTGGGCCTCTGGTGGGCTTTAGGGCAAGACTTGCGGCACGTTCGGGGATGCCGTAAACGAAATCGGCGCCGTAGAAGGAAACGTCGAAGGAGATGGATTGGGGGCCGTAGGGTCTACGGTCGGTGTGGGATCGGAATTGTTCTTCCCAGTTATCGTCTTCGGATTTGTGTTTGAGCTGCTCGAAGTCGAAGAGGTCATGGGAGTTGAGGGAGATGACGCGGTCGCCGGACGAGTCGTCGCGGATGAAGAGTTCGAAGGGGTCGTGGCGGAGGACGGCGGAATGACCGTCGGAGAGGTAAACGGAGGAGGAGAGGCCGTTTTCTACGGAGGAGATTTTGGGGAGCCAGAGCTTGGTGGAGGGGAATTCGGAAACGATGACGTCGGGGACCTCGAAGCGTTTCTTGGGAGGGGAGAGGGAAGGGTCCTCATCGATCTTGAGGCGGAGGATGCCGCGTTGGTAGACGGAGAGGGTGAGGAGTAAGGGTTTGGTTTCGGATTGAGAATCATGTTTTGCGGTGAGTTTGGCGGTGAGGTCGCCGTGGGAGATGGTGACGTCGGTGGCGATGAGGGAGGAGGAGCCGGGGGCGCGGGATCGGGCGCGCTTGCAGAATGGTGTTTGGTGGCAGGTTCGGAACTCCTCTTTCTTCCATGAGAGGACGGAGTGAAGGTGGGAacagaggaggaggagaaggatcAAACGCAGCGTTTCgttcctcatcttcttctcgcTGTGGAGAGTGAGTGAGAGTGGTTGCAGCTATGGTTATGGTTGGTTGATGCAGTTTTGTTCCCTCACGCTCGCTCGGTGATCGCTTCACTTTTTTGGTGTTTCTTTGGTTTTGGGCTTCTGTTCACTTTACACAAGAGTTAGGACCATAAACAATTGcaagtttcttcatttttttacgGTACAAGTCAAATTgtcaactaaaatatatttttactccTTTCTTGTTTTAGATTATATTCAACTTTGCTCatttacattttataaaatatatttttactccTTTCTTGCTTTAGATTACATTCAAGTTTGctcatttacattttaaaaattcatttagttctttattttttttaaaaatggtactttcaaaacaataattgtttttaattttgattttttttactatgagACATAAAACTTATTCAAAGATTCACTTACATAAAAATGTTAGACTCAATTAAtgtttgaataataataaaaaattcaaactccATGAAAATCACATCAAAAAATGAGTCTAATAAGCTCCATGTGACCTCAATAACCCCAAACAAATTTTGAAAGAAGAATAAAGTTGCTAACTTGAGCGTGTCCTTTTATTCATGCACCACTCTCCTGATAGGCATATGTGGGTTTTCTTGAAACAAATGTGCAACTTATTATGATAGGCATATCCACTGCTCAAAATTCCATTCTCTGGAATCGTAGTATATTGCCTCCTTTTACCGCCAAGAGGGGGACTAAGACAAGAAATCCTCCATCACCCTAGTTTGTTCTAGATGGAAAAATTGAGTAGCATGATCTCTTGTGCAGTTGATAATGGTGATTGATACCTATTTCGATAGTCGAATAAGGACCCAATTTATTTCACTTCTTCTTTGTGGCTGACGTGCTTCTTTTTGTCAAGACCACACAAACCACAGTGAATCAAGGAGCGCAGCTTCTTCCTCCTGCGTGTAAGACAACACAAACATAATCGAAGAgtcaaacttaaccaaaaggaATATCActttgaaagaataaaaatacttaCCACCAATGCATTAAATTCAGTCTCTTCATCTATAGCACTAGTGATAGCAGGATCCTCAAGCAGTTCCTGTTCACAAAAATTGAGACTAACAACCTCTTTGTGATCATGAAATCAGAATTTGCTCccatatttttttcacttgcCCAAAGGTTGAAAGACTATGGAAGTTGTATTATAATTGGCTAAGTGTGTCTACAGTTTGTCCAAGTAACGCCATATCTCATCTATGGCAACATGGTCATTTCGTCGGCAACAAAGAGGCCAAGGAACGATGGTATGTGGTGTGGTGTGCAACTTTATGGTGCATTTGGAGGAAAAGGAATGAATGTATTTGTAATGAAGGGTCCTTTGTTGAGTCGGAAGTGACGGAAAAAGAGGAATTCATGGCGTGGACTTGGATGAAATGTTAGATCCAATCCTTCAAGTACCCTTTCACATTATGGTCTTCAAATCATGCGGCATGCTTAAGTTTGTGCGGAaatttaattgttgaatgttAAAGACCTAATGCTAAGTGATATGGAAGCTGGACATTTGCTCTTATGTTACGTGTTTTACGTGTGTTATGGGTGAGATTGTAGGAAGCAGTTATTGATGTTGGTGAAATATATGTAGCTGCAGTATTATATGCTTGGTGCTTGTTGACAGAGGATGGGCCATGGTGTCCTGTTTTGGCAGCTGGTATTTATGGGTTGATACAAGAACATTTTAATGCTGTTGGGGTTGACTCGGTAGCCAATGCTGGGTATCTATTTTTATTGTGAGGATGGTAAAAATAGTATATAACCTTTTAACCGTAATTTATTGTATAATCCTATTGTATAAGGGTTTAGGTACCCTTGTGCCTATATCAATATATATTGTACTAACATTGATATTAAACCTTATGATACACATTAGATAAACGATGAGTGTATTGTGCATCCCTACAAATAGGATACACCAGTGCAAAGAAAATAAGGACCGTTAGACTAAATGGACAGTTTGAGGCTGTTAGGAAGTTTTAATTGCTTGCGGAAACGAAATTGGCAAATTAACTGCAATACATGGGAGCTGAGAAAGGAAATAGTGATCAAATCCCTGTTCTGATCCCGAAGTgaaaggttaaattaattatttatggcTTTAGAACACTGGTTTTACATGCTAATCAGATAAATTATAGGAACCAATAATACTTCGATACTAAATTCACAGTAGTATTCTGATCAATTTCCAGTCAAGTCAACTATGTGTTTGATAAGAGAGGAAACGTCATGAGTAAATGCAGACGTGACTCAAAGACTTAAAAGAGGCATAAAACAAAGTTAAGGatgaaacttttttatttactcataaaatagtttattaaaattataattattttatttaaaatttattttcaaatataattttagaataattgatttttaggtatattaatactaaaaatatttttaggccTTTTTTTGGGAGCCCAAAGCCTTTGCTTGGGTTGCTTGGGCCTTAAGCCGGCCGGGGTAAATGAAGTTTTGGCAATGTTCAAACAGAGGGAATAGTTATTTTAAGAAACATGATATGGAAGCTACCTTCACAGCAACAAAAAGAAGGGGATCGGATGATGTATATATCATGTAGTGTGCTTGTTCCTGCAGCAAATTGATATAAATAAGCATGCTCTAAATAATGCCCATATTTTTCTACATTGAGTCAGTAACAGGCAAGAGCCTAGAGGTTACTTTAGCATAATCTAAATTAGATGGCAAGAAATGTATCTTAACTATAAATACACAATATGAAAAAAAGTCAAACAATATTGAATTATTGATTCGTAGCAGAAAGGAGTTGAAAGCTAACATGAATTGGACCACACAACCATCCACTGGCATAAggtgatttttaatttctttcagtTGTCAACGAGGCATTGGTAGTGAATGATTATTCCAGAAGAATAGGTACAAGCATACTTGAATACAAAAGAAATTTTTCTAACAAGAAGCATTATGATGAGGCTTTTACAAGCTAACACATTTGTGTGTTCACCTTCATAAGTTTGCTTACATTTAATATTCCATGTGATGTTAGTAAGACTCTAATTAAAAATGGAATACTTACTGcatacaa encodes the following:
- the LOC114410060 gene encoding probable glucan 1,3-alpha-glucosidase gives rise to the protein MRNETLRLILLLLLCSHLHSVLSWKKEEFRTCHQTPFCKRARSRAPGSSSLIATDVTISHGDLTAKLTAKHDSQSETKPLLLTLSVYQRGILRLKIDEDPSLSPPKKRFEVPDVIVSEFPSTKLWLPKISSVENGLSSSVYLSDGHSAVLRHDPFELFIRDDSSGDRVISLNSHDLFDFEQLKHKSEDDNWEEQFRSHTDRRPYGPQSISFDVSFYGADFVYGIPERAASLALKPTRGPNVDESEPYRLFNLDVFEYIHDSPFGLYGSIPFMVSHGKARGSSGFFWLNAAEMQIDVLAPGWDAESGIALPSHRIDTFWMSEAGVVDAFFFIGPNPKDVLRQYTAVTGTPAMPQLFSIAYHQCRWNYRDEEDVEHVDSKFDELDIPYDVLWLDIEHTDGKRYFTWDRALFPHPEEMQRKLASKGRHMVTIVDPHIKRDENFHLHKEASQKGYYVKDASGNDFDGWCWPGSSSYPDTLNPEIRSWWADKFSYQSYEGSTPSLYIWNDMNEPSVFNGPEVTMPRDVTHYGGVEHRELHNAYGYYFHMATANGLLKRGEGNDRPFVLSRALFAGSQRYGAVWTGDNTADWDHLRVSIPMVLTLGLTGMSFSGADIGGFFGNPEPELLVRWYQLGAYYPFFRAHAHHDTKRREPWLFGERNTELIKDAIHVRYALLPYFYTLFREANTTGVPVVRPLWMEFPSDEATFSNDETFMVGSSILVQGIYTERAKHASVYLPGKQSWYDLRTGAVYKGGVTHKLEVTEESIPAFQRAGTIIARKDRFRRSSTQMANDPYTLVVALNSSQAAEGELYIDDGSSFNFLQGGYIHRRFIFSNGKLTSIDLAPASSSKGRYPSDAFIERIILLGHAPSSKNALIEPSNQKVDIELGPLWVLRARAPAVTTIRRPNVRVAEDWTITVI